The following are encoded together in the Gemmatimonadaceae bacterium genome:
- a CDS encoding MiaB/RimO family radical SAM methylthiotransferase, translating to MRVYLRTFGCRANHADTEAVRAIITAAGHEVVGTSEGADAAVFNSCAVTAQAEADVRHAVRRAAREAPRLRTVVMGCVAGLDDRRPALAALPGVTHVVPGGDADAVARALGIDAVRPSAGARQQGTRALLRIQDGCDEHCTFCATTMARGANRSRPADELVREAARLAEHHPEIVLTGIHIGTYGVDLGTSLGALLERLVREVPLVRFRLSSVEATEVDDRIGALLTGGGDRVAPFLHSPLQSGSGRLLRRMGRHWYTPEQYAVRIERLTAGRPAFGLGADVITGFPGETDEDHARTVALCERLPFTYLHVFPFSGRPGTPAVRLPDPVAPPVARARAAELRLLAACKQTAYAASRAGARADVIVVGRGPDRSGLTEDYLTVRLADPTLPRGHRFVGRLGAGAGGSLVAAAHRYL from the coding sequence GTGCGCGCCATCATCACGGCTGCCGGACACGAGGTGGTCGGCACTTCCGAGGGCGCCGACGCGGCCGTGTTCAATTCCTGCGCCGTCACGGCGCAGGCCGAAGCCGACGTGCGCCACGCCGTGCGGCGCGCCGCGCGGGAGGCGCCCCGGTTGCGCACGGTCGTGATGGGCTGCGTGGCCGGGCTCGACGACCGCCGGCCCGCCCTCGCGGCGCTACCCGGCGTGACGCACGTGGTCCCTGGGGGAGACGCCGACGCCGTGGCCCGCGCGCTCGGCATCGATGCCGTGCGTCCGTCCGCTGGCGCACGGCAACAGGGCACGCGCGCGCTGCTCCGCATCCAGGACGGCTGCGACGAGCACTGCACCTTTTGCGCCACTACGATGGCGCGCGGAGCCAATCGCAGCCGCCCGGCCGACGAACTCGTCCGCGAAGCGGCCCGGCTCGCCGAGCACCATCCTGAAATCGTCCTCACGGGGATCCATATCGGCACCTACGGCGTCGACCTTGGGACCTCGCTCGGCGCCTTGCTCGAGCGGCTGGTCCGTGAGGTGCCGCTCGTGCGCTTTCGTCTGTCGTCGGTTGAGGCCACCGAGGTGGACGACCGGATTGGCGCGCTGCTCACCGGCGGTGGCGACCGTGTGGCCCCGTTCCTGCACTCCCCCCTCCAGTCGGGGTCGGGGCGCCTGCTCCGGCGGATGGGTCGGCACTGGTACACCCCCGAGCAGTATGCCGTGCGCATCGAGCGACTCACGGCCGGGCGCCCGGCCTTCGGATTGGGTGCTGACGTCATCACGGGATTTCCCGGTGAAACCGACGAGGATCACGCGCGCACCGTGGCCCTCTGCGAGCGGCTGCCCTTCACCTACCTGCACGTCTTCCCGTTCTCGGGCCGCCCGGGCACCCCCGCCGTGCGGCTGCCCGATCCGGTCGCGCCACCGGTGGCGCGCGCGCGTGCGGCCGAGCTGCGGCTACTGGCCGCGTGCAAGCAAACGGCGTATGCCGCATCGCGCGCCGGCGCCCGCGCGGACGTGATCGTCGTGGGCAGGGGACCAGACCGCTCGGGACTGACCGAGGACTATTTGACCGTTCGCCTGGCCGACCCGACGTTGCCAAGAGGGCACCGGTTCGTCGGTCGGCTGGGCGCCGGCGCTGGCGGCTCGCTCGTGGCTGCTGCCCACCGCTATCTTTAA